Proteins from one Arcobacter sp. F2176 genomic window:
- a CDS encoding protein-glutamate O-methyltransferase CheR, whose amino-acid sequence MDDTLHLHEKVKELLYSFTGITLTENKDIMISNRLHKLKRNASFQGSLDDLLDAIKEGNYKTEFINAFTTNKTHFFREEFHFADLKNRVLPELLKHSQDIKLYCSASSTGEEPYSMAMTILETQEELGKRINASIIATDIDTNVLQYAANGIYRFSKSSKEFPSWLKPQKYFKKRVEKSLASEEILIKVKPELQKMVTFQVMNLNDANYPFAKNQFDVVFCRNVLIYFSAIDQEKILFRLFRHLKIGGTLYIGHSESPGKLEAYVRRIGQNIFIKEKEVS is encoded by the coding sequence ATGGATGATACTTTACATTTACATGAAAAAGTAAAAGAGTTGTTATACTCTTTTACTGGGATAACTCTTACTGAAAATAAAGATATTATGATTTCAAATAGACTTCATAAATTAAAGAGGAATGCTTCATTTCAAGGTTCTTTAGATGATTTACTGGATGCTATTAAAGAGGGTAATTATAAAACAGAATTTATAAATGCTTTTACAACTAATAAAACACATTTCTTTAGGGAAGAATTCCATTTTGCTGATTTGAAAAATAGGGTTTTACCTGAGTTGTTAAAGCATAGTCAGGATATAAAATTATATTGTTCTGCTTCATCAACTGGAGAAGAACCTTATTCAATGGCGATGACAATTTTAGAAACACAAGAAGAATTAGGAAAAAGAATAAATGCATCAATAATCGCAACAGATATTGATACTAATGTACTACAATATGCAGCAAATGGGATATACCGGTTTTCAAAAAGTTCAAAAGAATTTCCCAGTTGGTTAAAACCCCAAAAATACTTTAAAAAAAGAGTTGAAAAAAGTTTAGCATCGGAAGAGATTCTTATAAAAGTAAAACCAGAACTTCAAAAAATGGTTACTTTTCAAGTTATGAATTTAAATGATGCAAATTATCCTTTTGCAAAAAATCAATTTGATGTAGTATTTTGTAGAAATGTACTAATTTATTTTTCTGCAATAGACCAAGAAAAGATTTTATTTAGGTTGTTTAGACATCTAAAAATTGGAGGAACGCTATATATTGGGCATTCTGAAAGTCCTGGTAAACTTGAGGCTTATGTTAGAAGAATAGGGCAAAATATTTTTATTAAAGAGAAGGAAGTATCTTGA
- a CDS encoding chemotaxis protein CheA, with amino-acid sequence MSGFDISKYREMFLEEAVELFESADNVLLEAETNGSLTEEEMGQLFRDVHTLKGSGASVELPIFAEFTHDVENMMDKLRNHQIEYLPEMAGVLIDCMDVMKEILELEVAEDIDRNTFESMTSELLIQIRAYINGESISQQNEIPTEVIQQEEIHPEVIPIESSSEKINLNSNSYGIFEDDIDVEDSLENDSFGFFNDNIKISNASTESLDNENFGFFDDAQEITPTATIKAPEKEETPIVEKKQESSTPNSKAVAPASAPTATRPAAAARNREEKKPAAATNNIRVNLDKIDLLMNNVGDLVITNAMLKQFTSSIEDNKVQNSVYERLEQLERHIRDMQDSIMSIRMVPMESIYSKFPKVVRDISKKLNKKVDFKHFGDNVEIDKAMIEGLTDPLMHIIRNSLDHGIETPENRVASGKNEMGEIIISAEQANGQMIITIEDDGKGIDGERVAQKALENGLIDENQLSKMTDNEKAMLVFGAGVSTADQVTDISGRGVGMDVVKTNIHKLGGAINLDTTIGGGTTITIMLPLTLAILDGLDIAVGEERYILPLNSIVESLQPTSEMIKKIGDGAQDLLMLREEFIPIVKLHKLFGVEPGYPKLEDGMLIVVKQGNTKIAIAIDEFLNQYQVVVKPLDKNFRPVQGIGAATVRGDGSIGLILDVLGIINAQIKKEKELGIVKAS; translated from the coding sequence ATGTCTGGTTTTGATATATCAAAATATAGAGAAATGTTTTTAGAAGAAGCTGTAGAACTTTTTGAATCAGCTGATAATGTTTTATTAGAAGCTGAGACAAATGGCTCACTTACTGAAGAAGAAATGGGTCAGCTTTTTAGGGATGTACATACTTTAAAAGGAAGTGGAGCTTCTGTAGAACTTCCAATATTTGCAGAATTTACTCATGATGTTGAAAATATGATGGATAAATTGAGAAACCACCAAATAGAATATCTTCCTGAAATGGCAGGTGTTTTAATTGACTGCATGGATGTTATGAAAGAGATTTTGGAATTAGAAGTTGCAGAAGATATTGATCGAAATACTTTTGAATCAATGACTTCAGAGCTTTTAATCCAAATAAGAGCATATATTAATGGAGAATCTATTTCTCAACAAAATGAAATACCAACTGAGGTTATTCAACAAGAAGAGATACATCCTGAAGTTATTCCAATAGAATCTTCTAGTGAAAAAATTAACTTAAATTCTAATTCTTATGGAATATTTGAAGATGATATTGATGTTGAAGATTCATTGGAAAATGATTCTTTTGGATTTTTCAATGATAATATTAAAATTTCAAATGCATCTACTGAAAGTTTAGATAATGAGAATTTTGGATTTTTTGATGATGCTCAAGAGATTACACCAACTGCAACTATAAAAGCGCCAGAAAAAGAAGAAACACCAATAGTAGAAAAAAAACAAGAGTCTTCAACACCAAATTCAAAAGCAGTTGCTCCTGCAAGTGCACCAACTGCTACTAGACCAGCTGCTGCTGCACGAAATAGAGAAGAAAAAAAACCTGCAGCTGCAACTAATAACATTAGAGTAAATCTTGACAAAATTGATTTATTAATGAATAATGTTGGTGATTTAGTTATTACAAATGCAATGTTAAAACAATTTACTTCTTCTATCGAAGATAATAAAGTACAAAATTCAGTATATGAAAGATTAGAACAACTTGAAAGACATATTAGAGATATGCAAGATTCTATTATGAGTATAAGAATGGTACCTATGGAATCAATTTATTCTAAGTTCCCAAAAGTTGTAAGAGATATTTCTAAGAAATTAAATAAAAAAGTTGATTTCAAACATTTCGGTGATAATGTTGAGATTGATAAAGCTATGATTGAGGGTTTGACAGATCCTTTAATGCATATTATTAGAAATTCACTAGACCATGGTATTGAAACTCCTGAAAATAGGGTAGCTTCTGGAAAAAATGAAATGGGTGAGATAATCATTTCTGCAGAACAAGCTAATGGTCAAATGATTATTACAATTGAAGATGATGGTAAAGGAATTGATGGAGAAAGAGTTGCTCAAAAAGCTCTAGAAAATGGATTGATTGATGAAAATCAATTATCAAAAATGACAGATAATGAAAAAGCAATGTTAGTATTTGGAGCAGGTGTTTCAACAGCAGATCAAGTTACAGATATCTCAGGACGTGGTGTGGGGATGGATGTTGTTAAAACTAATATTCATAAATTAGGTGGAGCAATTAATTTAGATACTACAATTGGTGGTGGTACAACTATTACTATTATGTTGCCATTAACACTTGCAATTCTTGATGGTCTTGATATAGCAGTGGGTGAAGAAAGATATATCTTACCTTTAAACTCTATTGTTGAATCATTACAACCAACTTCTGAAATGATTAAGAAGATTGGTGATGGTGCTCAAGATTTATTAATGTTAAGAGAAGAATTCATTCCAATTGTAAAACTTCATAAACTTTTTGGAGTAGAACCAGGATATCCTAAACTTGAAGATGGAATGTTAATAGTCGTTAAACAAGGTAACACAAAAATTGCAATTGCTATTGATGAATTCTTAAATCAATATCAAGTAGTTGTTAAACCTTTGGATAAAAATTTTAGACCAGTTCAAGGTATAGGTGCTGCAACTGTTAGAGGTGATGGAAGTATTGGCTTGATTTTAGATGTATTAGGAATAATAAATGCACAAATCAAAAAAGAAAAAGAATTAGGTATAGTTAAAGCTTCATAA
- a CDS encoding response regulator yields the protein MAKLLIVDDSTMLRDMLTYALKEGGYSDVIAAVDGVDGLEKANGNNFDLIITDVNMPNMDGLTLIGELRKVDKYKTKPILVLTTERSDDMKAKGKAAGATGWIVKPFVPDQLLKAVNIVLNR from the coding sequence ATGGCAAAGCTTTTAATAGTGGATGATTCGACTATGTTAAGAGACATGTTAACATACGCTCTCAAAGAGGGTGGATATAGTGATGTAATTGCAGCAGTAGACGGTGTAGACGGTTTAGAAAAAGCAAATGGAAATAACTTTGATTTAATTATTACTGATGTTAATATGCCAAATATGGATGGATTGACATTAATTGGTGAACTAAGAAAAGTAGATAAATATAAAACAAAACCTATTTTAGTTTTAACAACTGAAAGAAGTGATGACATGAAAGCAAAAGGGAAAGCGGCAGGAGCTACTGGTTGGATTGTAAAACCATTTGTTCCAGATCAATTACTAAAAGCTGTTAATATAGTTTTAAATAGATAG
- a CDS encoding polyribonucleotide nucleotidyltransferase encodes MSTVCEFELNGKDEIFEFNKVAKQANGSVLAKCGNAVVLATVVSEFDNPVSEDFTPLTVQYIEKAYAAAKIPGGFFKRESKPSELETLTSRIIDRSLRPLFPKGYVYPTTITVMVLSADKDVDLQTLALNAASAALYTSNIPVKKSVAGVRVARIDGKYVVNPNVTDMLNSTLDLYVAGSKDELLMIEMRAISSEDMVEVDIEAFSKIHKTNEMTEEELVEAISVAQTALKEANSTYETGFENVCKEKFDVELVEFTIPEDLITHVKNTYLDDVKGAVKKLAKSERATELKDLAKKIAKDEYCTSNEFPFENVYEAVSIVKKEVVRAMIVNEHVRADGRGLKTVRPISIDTNILPSAHSSCLFTRGETQALVVATLAGAKDGQMFETLNEKSTSMENFMVHYNFPGFSVGEAKPMFGVGRRELGHGNLGKRALEATIDRDFGDTVRLVSEILESNGSSSMATVCGGSLALKAAGVPISALVAGVAMGMVVEGDKHCVLTDIMGLEDHDGDMDFKVAGPKTGITALQMDIKLGGIELSVLKEALLQAKEGREHILTLMEEAAVEIVPSPALPLMEQFAIDPSKIMVVIGKAGSTIKEIIEKFSVSIDLDRDSGNVKVAGDNKQNVLDACAHIKTISDNAPSRKQNEKIIFDSLYKEEEVLEGIVERIVDFGAFMKLPKGGEGLLHISKISKERVKNVSDVLSVGDKVELKVLKVSRDRIELASANI; translated from the coding sequence ATGTCAACAGTATGCGAATTTGAATTAAATGGAAAAGATGAGATTTTTGAGTTTAATAAAGTTGCAAAACAAGCTAATGGGTCAGTTTTAGCAAAATGTGGTAATGCAGTTGTTTTAGCAACAGTTGTAAGTGAGTTTGATAATCCTGTTTCTGAAGATTTTACTCCACTAACAGTACAATATATAGAAAAAGCATACGCAGCAGCAAAAATACCTGGTGGATTTTTCAAAAGAGAAAGTAAACCAAGTGAATTAGAAACTTTAACATCAAGAATTATAGATAGAAGTTTAAGACCACTTTTCCCAAAAGGTTATGTTTATCCTACTACAATTACAGTAATGGTTTTAAGTGCGGATAAAGATGTTGACTTACAAACTTTAGCTTTAAATGCGGCAAGTGCTGCTTTATATACTTCTAATATTCCTGTGAAAAAATCAGTTGCTGGTGTTAGAGTTGCTAGAATTGATGGTAAATATGTAGTTAATCCAAATGTTACAGATATGCTAAATTCAACTTTAGACTTATATGTAGCTGGATCAAAAGATGAGCTTCTTATGATTGAAATGAGAGCTATTTCATCTGAAGATATGGTTGAAGTGGATATTGAAGCTTTTTCAAAAATCCATAAAACAAATGAAATGACAGAAGAAGAATTAGTTGAGGCTATTTCAGTTGCCCAAACTGCTTTAAAAGAAGCTAATTCAACATATGAGACTGGATTTGAAAATGTTTGTAAAGAAAAATTCGATGTTGAATTAGTAGAATTTACAATTCCAGAAGATTTGATAACACATGTAAAAAACACATATTTAGATGATGTAAAAGGTGCTGTTAAAAAATTAGCTAAAAGTGAAAGAGCAACTGAATTAAAAGATTTGGCTAAAAAAATTGCAAAAGATGAATATTGTACTTCAAATGAATTTCCTTTTGAAAATGTTTATGAAGCTGTTTCAATTGTAAAAAAAGAAGTTGTAAGAGCAATGATCGTAAATGAGCATGTAAGAGCTGATGGGAGAGGTTTAAAAACTGTTAGACCTATATCTATTGATACAAATATTCTGCCATCTGCTCACTCTTCTTGTTTATTTACAAGGGGTGAAACACAAGCCTTGGTTGTGGCAACTTTAGCAGGTGCTAAAGATGGACAAATGTTTGAAACATTAAATGAAAAATCAACTTCTATGGAAAATTTTATGGTTCACTATAATTTCCCTGGATTTTCTGTAGGTGAAGCAAAACCTATGTTTGGTGTAGGAAGAAGAGAATTAGGACATGGTAATTTAGGTAAAAGAGCATTGGAAGCTACTATTGATAGAGATTTTGGTGATACTGTTAGATTAGTATCTGAAATTTTAGAATCAAATGGTTCTTCTTCTATGGCAACAGTATGTGGTGGTTCTTTAGCCTTAAAAGCAGCAGGAGTACCAATATCAGCTTTAGTTGCAGGTGTTGCTATGGGTATGGTTGTTGAAGGTGATAAACATTGTGTATTAACTGATATCATGGGACTAGAAGATCATGATGGAGATATGGACTTTAAAGTTGCTGGTCCAAAAACAGGAATTACCGCTTTACAAATGGATATAAAACTTGGTGGAATAGAATTAAGTGTTTTAAAAGAAGCTCTTTTACAAGCAAAAGAGGGGAGAGAGCATATTTTAACTCTTATGGAAGAAGCAGCCGTTGAAATCGTTCCAAGCCCAGCTTTACCATTAATGGAACAATTTGCAATTGATCCTAGCAAAATTATGGTAGTGATTGGAAAAGCAGGGTCTACAATAAAAGAGATTATAGAAAAATTTTCTGTTTCAATTGATTTAGATAGAGATAGTGGTAATGTTAAAGTTGCTGGTGATAATAAACAGAATGTATTAGACGCTTGTGCACATATTAAAACAATTTCAGATAATGCTCCTTCAAGAAAACAAAATGAGAAAATTATTTTTGATTCTTTATATAAAGAAGAAGAAGTTTTAGAGGGGATTGTTGAGCGAATAGTTGATTTTGGTGCATTTATGAAACTACCAAAAGGTGGTGAAGGTTTATTACATATCTCTAAAATATCAAAAGAAAGAGTTAAAAATGTATCTGATGTTTTAAGTGTTGGTGATAAAGTTGAATTAAAAGTATTAAAAGTTAGTAGAGATAGAATTGAATTAGCTTCGGCTAATATTTAA